The genome window CGGTCCGTTCTATGCGCTGTCCTATCTGATCTTTGCGATATTCGGCGCGTCGCTCGTCGCGCTCTTTGCAGTATTGCCCGCCTCGCTGATCGCCCTCGTGGCAGGTATGGCGCTGATCGGCGCTTTCACCAACGCTCTGTCGCTGGCCCTCAAGGTCGAGCACGAGCGCCTGGCAGCAATTGTGACCTTTGCGGTCACGGCGTCGGGCATTACGATCGGCGGCATCGGCGCGGCCTTCTGGGCACTGGTCGCCGGCCTTCTGGTCGCCGGGCTCGATCACGCAAAGAAACGGGTCTGATTCCAATGCCTTGCCGCATTTGAGATCACACTTTCTTGAAAAGCCCCAAATCCTTTCCCATGTCGATATCAATCGACCAATCGGGGTCGGGCTTTCTTGATAGGGAAGGGCTTTCGATGAACAATGCTGCTTTGATCCGGCCAGGCTGGACACCGGCCACCATCGCTCTGATGATTATCGGTTTCATGCTGTTCTGGCCGCTTGGTTTGGCCATGCTTGCCTATATTGTCTGGGGCAATCGTTTCGGCGGCTTCAAGAACGAAATGAGCAATGCGACTGACAATTTCTGCGGTGCATTCCGCCGTCAGCGTCACTCTCATCATTTCGGCAGAGGACCGTTCGGGACAGGCAACGTTGCCTTTGACGAATGGCGCGAGAAAGAGCTGGAGCGCCTCGACGAAGAGCGCCGCAAGCTCGAGGAAATGCGTAGCGAGTTTGAAGAGTATGCGCGTGAACTGCGCCGCGCCAAGGACCGCGAAGAATTCGATCGCTTCATGGCCGAGCGGAACGCCGCGCCAAAGAAGCCTTCCGGCTCCGTTCCTGGCGTGAACGATACTGACGGAGAATAGCGGCTGCTTGCAGTCAGTTCCCTCCAGTCCTGATTGCGAAATGTAGTTCCATGGCGGCGCCTTCCGGCGCCGCTTCTGTTTTGTCTCACCGCTTTTGTTCGAATCAACTAATGTGATCTCATGATCCTGTCGCTCTTCCGGAGTCCGCCGAAAAAATCCGCAACGCTGAAAGCCGAACGGAGCTACGAGGTTGCTGGCCGCGTCCTGCCGCTGCGCGTGATGGAAAACCCGCGGGCAACACGGCTGACGCTGCGTATCGATGCGGGCGGCAAGGGGCTTCGCATGACTGTGCCGCCGGGCATGCCGGCTCGGGAGATCGACAAGTTTCTGACGCGCCATGAGGGCTGGATCGAAACCCGCATTGCCAAAATGCCGGACCAACCCAAGGTACGTCCGGGGGTGAAGATCCCCGTTCGGGGGGTGCCGCATCTCATCGTGCACGAGCCGGCGAAACGCGGAACCGTCAGGCAGGAAAACGGAGCCGACGGTCCCAAGCTGATCGTTTATGGAGACCGCCCGCATCTGGCGCGGCGGGTTGGCGATTTTCTGAAGCGCGAGGCCAAGCGCGATCTTGAAATGCTGGTGGCGCGCCACACGACAACCGTAGGACGACGCGCCAAGGTCATTCGACTCAAGGATACGAAGAGCCGCTGGGGCTCATGCACGTCAGATGGTACGCTGTCGTTTTCCTGGCGCATCATGATGGCGCCGCCGCCGATCATCGACTATCTCGTCGCGCATGAAGTGGCGCATTTGAAAGAAATGAACCACGGGCCGAAATTCTGGAAACTGTGCGGCGAGCTTTGCCCGGATACGGAGCGTTGCAAGGCCTGGCTGAAACGTAATGGCGGCGCGCTGCAGGCAATCGATTTCAGCTGATGCGACCATCTGTTTCTCCTGCCGTTCTGCAGGCGGCGCGCACGTTGTGGGATTTTCACCTGATCTATGATGAATTGTCGAAAGCTGACCTGATCATCGGTCTCGGCAGCTACGACCTGCGTGTCGCGGATCGCTGTGCCGAACTGTTTCATGAGGGCCTGGCCGGGCGAATACTGTTTACCGGCAAGTCTGGTAACTGGACAGACGGACTATACGGCGGCACTGAGGCGGAGGCTTTTGCCGCACGCGCAAAAGAACTGGACGTTCCAGACGATGCCATCCTGATCGAGCCGCAAGCCACGAATATTGGCGAGAACATCCGGTTTTCGCGAGCGATGGCCGGGGACGAGGCGCGTCGCATCGTTATCGTGACGAAACCGCAGACCCAGCGACGTGCCTATGCGGCTGTTCGCGCCCAATGGCCCCATGTCGAGGCGCTGGTAACGGCACCGTTGACCCGTTTCGAGGATCAGCCGACCGAAGCCTACCCGCTTGAGAAGCTCGTTCACGAAATGGTCGGAGATCTGCAACGCATGATCGACTATCCGGCCAAAGGCTACCAGATAGCGCAATCCATCCCTGCATCTGTCGCGGATGCGTTCGATTTCCTTGTCAAAGAGGGCTATCACCACCATCTCTAACAGTTGATCCATGCGCAAAATCCTCGACTTTGACGCATTTTCATGCGAGTGGCGGCTTATGAGCCTTGATATCAAGATATGCGGGTTGAAAACCGACGAAGCAGTCGCGGCAGCGCTGGACGGCGGTGCATCGCATATCGGCTTCATTTTCTTCCCAAAGAGTCCGCGCAATATCGATCCCAGCGAAGCGGGCCGTCTGCGCCGCCCCGCTGAAGGACACGCCAAGGCTGTTGCCGTAACAGTCGATGCAGACGATGCGACGCTCGACGCAATTGTCGCCGCGATGAAGCCGGACATGCTGCAACTGCATGGCAATGAGAGTGTCGCACGCGTTGCCGAAGTCAAAGCGCGCTATGGGCTGCCAGTCATGAAGGCGTTTTCCCTGCGCGAACGCAGCGATCTCGACCAGATCGCGCCCTATATCGGCGTTGCAGACCGCTTCCTTTTTGATGCCAAACCGCCCAAGGGATCCGAACTTCCCGGCGGAAATGGCGTATCTTTCGACTGGCAGGTGCTCAGCGAGCTTGACGCCTCCATCGATTACATGCTTTCCGGTGGTCTCAATGCGGGCAATATCGATGAAGCGCTGGCGGCGACTTTGCCAAGCGGCATCGATATTTCATCCGGCGTCGAATCCGCGCCGGGTGTAAAAGATGTTGGCCTCATCGGGGAATTTTTCCGAGCCGTGCGCGCGGCCAAAAGCGCCGATGCGGCCTGAATCGTAAGAGGCGGTCATTTCGTAGAAATGACGGGGGCCTTGAGAATAGGACGGTCGTTTCTGAAATGACAGAGACCGCCCAGAACGGAGTGAAGCAGTGAACAAGGTGGTTGAGCCCAATTCATTCAAGACCGGTCCCGATGAAGAGGGCATGTTCGGCATTTTCGGCGGCCGTTTTGTCGCCGAGACGCTGATGCCGCTGATCCTTGAGCTGCAGGAGGCCTATGACGACGCGAAGAACGATCCGTCGTTCAAGGCAGAGCTTCAGGCATTGTCGACCCATTATGCCGGCCGCCCCTCCAAACTCTATTATGCCGAAGGCCTGACACGGCATGTGCGTCAGCTTGCCAAGGATCAGGGCCTCGACGGCGGCGCCAAGATCTATTTCAAGCGCGAAGACCTGAACCATACGGGCAGCCACAAGATTAACAATTGTCTCGGCCAGATCCTGCTTGCCAAGCGCATGGGCAAGACGCGCATCATCGCGGAAACTGGTGCTGGGCAGCACGGCGTTGCATCCGCTACCGTATCGGCGCGTTTTGGCCTGCCATGCGTCGTCTATATGGGTGCGACCGATGTCGAGCGGCAGAAGCCGAACGTCTTCCGCATGAAGCTCCTCGGCGCCGAGGTCAAGCCAGTCTCCTCCGGTCACGGCACGCTGAAGGACGCGATGAACGAAGCCCTGCGCGACTGGGTCTCGAATGTCGAAGACACCTATTACCTGATTGGTACGGCCGCCGGTCCGCATCCTTATCCTGAGCTGGTGCGTGACTTCCAGTCGGTCATTGGTACCGAGGCGCGCGAGCAGATCCTCGAACGCGAAGGCCGCCTGCCCGACACGATCATTGCTGCTGTTGGCGGCGGTTCCAACGCGATCGGCCTGTTCCATCCCTTCCTCGACGACAAGAGCGTCGAGATCATCGGTGTCGAAGCCGGTGGCCGCGGGCTCGATGGCGAAGAACATTGTGCTTCTATGAGCGCGGGCCGCCCCGGTGTGCTGCATGGCAACCGCACCTATCTGTTGCAGAACAAGGATGGCCAGATCCTCGATGGCCATTCGGTTTCCGCTGGTCTCGATTACCCGGGTGTCGGGCCCGAGCATTCATGGCTGCGTGATACGGGCAGGGTTTCCTATGTACCGATCCTCGACGGCGAGGCGCTGGACGCGTTCCAGTTGACCACCCGCGCCGAGGGCATCATTCCCGCATTGGAATCCGCCCATGCGATCGCCCATGCGGTGAAGATTGCCCCGAAAATGGCACAGGACAAGATCATGATCGTCAATCTTTCAGGCCGCGGCGACAAGGACGTGCACACGGTCGGTCAACTGCTTGGAATGGATATCTGATCATGGCGACCCGTATTGACCGAAAATTTGCTGCCCTCAAGGCAGAAGGCCGTCCGGCACTCGTGACCTATTTCATGGGCGGCGATCCGGATTTCGACACGTCGCTCAGGATCATGAAGGCGTTGCCTCGCTCCGGTTCGGATATTATCGAACTCGGCGTGCCCTTCTCAGACCCGATGGCCGATGGCCCGGCCATTCAGGCAGCAGGCCTTCGCGCGCTGAAAAAGGGCATGTCGCTGACAAAGACCCTGGAACTCGCCGCACAGTTCCGGACAGGCGACGACACCACACCGATCGTCCTGATGGGCTACTACAATCCGATTTATATCTATGGCGTCGATCGTTTCCTGAAAGATGCCGTCGCGTCCGGAATTGACGGGTTGATCATCGTCGACCTGCCGCCGGAAATGGACGAGGAGCTCTGCATCCCTGCCATCAAGGCGGGGATCAACTTCATTCGTCTCGCAACGCCGACAACCGACGACAAGCGCCTGCCAAAGGTTTTGCAGAACACGTCGGGTTTCGTCTACTACGTATCGATGAACGGCATCACCGGTTCGGCACTGCCGGATACAAGCAGGGTCGCGGCCGCTGTCGAGCGGATCAAGAAGCACACGGACCTGCCGGTCGTGGTCGGCTTCGGCGTCAAGACCGCGGAACAGGCCAAGGTCATCGGCTCCGCTGCAGATGGCGTGGTTGTCGGCACGGCAATCGTCAATGCAGTGGCCAATACGATCAATCCCGACGGCTCGCTGGTGGCCGATCCGGCTGAAGCAGTTGCCACCATGGTGCAGGGCCTTTCCAGTGGCGTGCGAGCCGTGCGGCTTGCAGCTGCAGAGTAGAAGCCTTAAATCAGCTAACCTCTTGAGAGAAGAACAGGACCGATCATGAACTGGATCACGAATTACGTCCGGCCAAAGATCAATTCGATGCTTGGTCGTCGTGAAATGCCGGAGAATCTGTGGATCAAGGACCCGGAATCCGGCGAAATGGTCTTCCATACGGATCTGGAGAAGAACCAGTGGGTCGTGCCCTCCTCCGGCCATCACATGCGCATTCCTGCCAGGGACCGGCTGAGGTTTTTCTTCGATGACGGTGTGTTTGAAACACTCGAACAGCCGAGGGTCGCAACCGATCCGCTCAAATTCCGCGACGAAAAGCGCTATGTCGACCGGTTGAAGGAGCATCGTGCCAAGACCGGTCAGGATGATGCGATCATCAACGCCCTTGGTACAATCGAGGGTCTGCCGGTCGTCGTCACGATCCATGACTTCAGTTTCATGGGCGGTTCGCTTGGCATGGCGGCGGGCGAAGCAATTATCAAGGGCTTCGAAACCGCGATCGCCCAGAAGAAGCCCCTCATACTCTTTGCTGCATCCGGCGGCGCACGCATGCAGGAGGGCATCCTTTCGCTGATGCAGTTGCCACGCACCACCGTCGCCGTGGAAATGCTGAAAGAAGCCGGACTGCCTTATATCGTCGTGTTGACCAATCCGACGACAGGCGGCGTGTCTGCTTCCTACGCGATGCTGGGTGATGTTCACATTGCCGAGCCCGGTGCATTGATCGGATTTGCAGGACAGCGTGTCATCGAGCAGACCATCCGCGAAAAACTGCCCGAAGGATTCCAGCGCGCCGAATATCTGAAGGCGCATGGCATGGTCGACATGGTTGTACCACGGACGGAATTGAAATCGACGATTGCACGCCTGTTGAAAATGCTGATGGGCGAACCGGCGACCGAAACTCCCGAAGAATTGCCAGACGGATTGGCTACCGCATTACCGGTACCGGTTGAAACCAATTCTTGATGCCTTTCTCTTTGTTGGATGACCTTGGAAGCCTGGTGTGCAATGCCGTCGCGTGCTGAACAAGAGATAGAACGGCTGTTGGGCTTGCATCCCAAGGGCTTTGATCTGTCTTTGGGCCGCATCACCCGGCTTCTCGACACGCTGGGTAATCCGCATCTGAGGCTGCCGCCTGTGATCCATGTGGCGGGCACCAATGGCAAGGGCTCGGCAGTCGCCTTTTCGCGCGCGCTGCTCGAAGCCGCTGGCTATACGGTTCATGTCCATACCTCCCCGCATCTGGTGCGCTGGCACGAGCGTTACAGGCTCGGGGCACCGGGCGGCGGCAAGATCGTCGGCGATGATGTGCTGGCCGAAGCGGTCAAGCGGGTCGCTGAGGCCAATGCCGGGCAGGCAATCACTGTTTTCGAGATCCTGACTGCTGTCACCTTCGTGCTGTTTTCGGAACATCCCGCCGATGCCGTTATCCTCGAAGTCGGCCTTGGCGGGCGGTTTGACGCCACCAACGTCATTCCCGAACCTGCCGTCAGCGTCATCATGCCGATTTCGCTCGATCACCAACCCTATCTCGGTGACCGTGTCGAACTTATCGCGGCGGAAAAAGCCGGGATCATCAAGTCGCGCTGTCCGGTCGTTATCGGGGCGCAGGAAGAGGAAGCCGTACGGATGGTCCTGATCGAGACCGCCGAGCGGCGCGATTGCCCATACTCGGTCTATGGCCAGGATTTCCTCAGCTTTGAGGAACGCGGGCGAATGATCTATCAGGATAATACCGGGCTGATGGATCTTCCCTTGCCAGGGTTGCTCGGCCGCCATCAGCTGGCAAACGCTGCCGCCGCCATCCAGGCAGTCAAGACCGCCGGCTTTACCATCCCCGAACATGCGGTTGAGACGGCGATGACGTCGGTGGAATGGCCTGCACGCATGCAGCGCCTTATCAAGGGAAAACTGGTGGATCTGGCGGTTCCCGGATCGGAAATATGGCTCGATGGCGGACACAATCCTGGAGCGGGGATGGTCATTGCCGAGGCTGTTGCCACACTCGAAGACCGCAACCAGCGGCCGCTATTCCTGATAACCGGCATGATCAACACAAAGGATCCTGTCGGCTATTTCCAGGCCTTCACAGGTATGGCGCGGCATGTCTATACGGTACCGATCCGCTCCAGTGGCGCAGGCATTCCGCATGACGAGCTGGCTATCGCAGCCCACGAAGCAGGCCTGTCAGCCGAACCCGTTCATTCCGTGGAGAATGCGCTGAAAATCCTGCGTGACAGCTGGGACAAATCCGAAGCCGCACCGCGCATACTCATTGGCGGATCCCTCTATCTTGCCGGCGACGTCCTTGCCGACAACGGCACGCCGCCACAATAAAAAGCCCGATGCAAGACCGGGCTCTTTAAGTCAGATGGAATCTGGAAATCAGGCAGCCGAATTCTTGATCCAGTCGGAAAGCTTGCTCTTGGGAGCAGCGCCAACCAGATTGGCAGCCAGTTCACCATCCTTGAACATCAGCAAGGTCGGGATCGAACGCACGCCGAACTGAGCAGCCAGTTCCGGATTCTCGTCGATATTGACCTTG of Phyllobacterium zundukense contains these proteins:
- a CDS encoding bifunctional folylpolyglutamate synthase/dihydrofolate synthase; this translates as MPSRAEQEIERLLGLHPKGFDLSLGRITRLLDTLGNPHLRLPPVIHVAGTNGKGSAVAFSRALLEAAGYTVHVHTSPHLVRWHERYRLGAPGGGKIVGDDVLAEAVKRVAEANAGQAITVFEILTAVTFVLFSEHPADAVILEVGLGGRFDATNVIPEPAVSVIMPISLDHQPYLGDRVELIAAEKAGIIKSRCPVVIGAQEEEAVRMVLIETAERRDCPYSVYGQDFLSFEERGRMIYQDNTGLMDLPLPGLLGRHQLANAAAAIQAVKTAGFTIPEHAVETAMTSVEWPARMQRLIKGKLVDLAVPGSEIWLDGGHNPGAGMVIAEAVATLEDRNQRPLFLITGMINTKDPVGYFQAFTGMARHVYTVPIRSSGAGIPHDELAIAAHEAGLSAEPVHSVENALKILRDSWDKSEAAPRILIGGSLYLAGDVLADNGTPPQ
- the accD gene encoding acetyl-CoA carboxylase, carboxyltransferase subunit beta produces the protein MNWITNYVRPKINSMLGRREMPENLWIKDPESGEMVFHTDLEKNQWVVPSSGHHMRIPARDRLRFFFDDGVFETLEQPRVATDPLKFRDEKRYVDRLKEHRAKTGQDDAIINALGTIEGLPVVVTIHDFSFMGGSLGMAAGEAIIKGFETAIAQKKPLILFAASGGARMQEGILSLMQLPRTTVAVEMLKEAGLPYIVVLTNPTTGGVSASYAMLGDVHIAEPGALIGFAGQRVIEQTIREKLPEGFQRAEYLKAHGMVDMVVPRTELKSTIARLLKMLMGEPATETPEELPDGLATALPVPVETNS
- a CDS encoding M48 family metallopeptidase; this translates as MILSLFRSPPKKSATLKAERSYEVAGRVLPLRVMENPRATRLTLRIDAGGKGLRMTVPPGMPAREIDKFLTRHEGWIETRIAKMPDQPKVRPGVKIPVRGVPHLIVHEPAKRGTVRQENGADGPKLIVYGDRPHLARRVGDFLKREAKRDLEMLVARHTTTVGRRAKVIRLKDTKSRWGSCTSDGTLSFSWRIMMAPPPIIDYLVAHEVAHLKEMNHGPKFWKLCGELCPDTERCKAWLKRNGGALQAIDFS
- the trpA gene encoding tryptophan synthase subunit alpha: MATRIDRKFAALKAEGRPALVTYFMGGDPDFDTSLRIMKALPRSGSDIIELGVPFSDPMADGPAIQAAGLRALKKGMSLTKTLELAAQFRTGDDTTPIVLMGYYNPIYIYGVDRFLKDAVASGIDGLIIVDLPPEMDEELCIPAIKAGINFIRLATPTTDDKRLPKVLQNTSGFVYYVSMNGITGSALPDTSRVAAAVERIKKHTDLPVVVGFGVKTAEQAKVIGSAADGVVVGTAIVNAVANTINPDGSLVADPAEAVATMVQGLSSGVRAVRLAAAE
- a CDS encoding YdcF family protein → MRPSVSPAVLQAARTLWDFHLIYDELSKADLIIGLGSYDLRVADRCAELFHEGLAGRILFTGKSGNWTDGLYGGTEAEAFAARAKELDVPDDAILIEPQATNIGENIRFSRAMAGDEARRIVIVTKPQTQRRAYAAVRAQWPHVEALVTAPLTRFEDQPTEAYPLEKLVHEMVGDLQRMIDYPAKGYQIAQSIPASVADAFDFLVKEGYHHHL
- the trpB gene encoding tryptophan synthase subunit beta, coding for MNKVVEPNSFKTGPDEEGMFGIFGGRFVAETLMPLILELQEAYDDAKNDPSFKAELQALSTHYAGRPSKLYYAEGLTRHVRQLAKDQGLDGGAKIYFKREDLNHTGSHKINNCLGQILLAKRMGKTRIIAETGAGQHGVASATVSARFGLPCVVYMGATDVERQKPNVFRMKLLGAEVKPVSSGHGTLKDAMNEALRDWVSNVEDTYYLIGTAAGPHPYPELVRDFQSVIGTEAREQILEREGRLPDTIIAAVGGGSNAIGLFHPFLDDKSVEIIGVEAGGRGLDGEEHCASMSAGRPGVLHGNRTYLLQNKDGQILDGHSVSAGLDYPGVGPEHSWLRDTGRVSYVPILDGEALDAFQLTTRAEGIIPALESAHAIAHAVKIAPKMAQDKIMIVNLSGRGDKDVHTVGQLLGMDI
- a CDS encoding DUF2852 domain-containing protein → MNNAALIRPGWTPATIALMIIGFMLFWPLGLAMLAYIVWGNRFGGFKNEMSNATDNFCGAFRRQRHSHHFGRGPFGTGNVAFDEWREKELERLDEERRKLEEMRSEFEEYARELRRAKDREEFDRFMAERNAAPKKPSGSVPGVNDTDGE
- a CDS encoding phosphoribosylanthranilate isomerase, producing MSLDIKICGLKTDEAVAAALDGGASHIGFIFFPKSPRNIDPSEAGRLRRPAEGHAKAVAVTVDADDATLDAIVAAMKPDMLQLHGNESVARVAEVKARYGLPVMKAFSLRERSDLDQIAPYIGVADRFLFDAKPPKGSELPGGNGVSFDWQVLSELDASIDYMLSGGLNAGNIDEALAATLPSGIDISSGVESAPGVKDVGLIGEFFRAVRAAKSADAA